A single Oncorhynchus mykiss isolate Arlee chromosome 22, USDA_OmykA_1.1, whole genome shotgun sequence DNA region contains:
- the LOC110501632 gene encoding MORC family CW-type zinc finger protein 3, with translation MASQRGVPISKLCPMFLHTNSTSHTWPFSAIAELIDNAYDPDVNAKQFWIDKTQIKKQDCLIFMDNGNGLDYEKMHKMLSFGYSDKRVINGKHPIGLYGNGFKSGSMRLGKDAIVFSKSQDGDTMQVGMLSQSYLAQIKADEIIVPIISFQCVPHSQYKFNVNEKHKASLQDILHYSIFNTENELLEELKAISSTGSSGTRIIVWNLRRTIARPTEFDFTSFSDDIKIPLDVPLDGLESTSEQYRAIQSELLTKPESYYSLRAYCSILYLKPRMQIIIRGQKVKTELISKSLACIAKDHYKPNFVNRRIPVTFGYNTKCKDQYGIMMYHKNRLIKAYERVGIQLKANNQGLGVIGVIECNFLEPTHNKQDFDNTDKYRKTINNLGVKLEDYWKEMRFKRNKEDPSSTTPVEDTMKRPDQNWVQCDTCLRWRKLPDGIDCKRLPKEWFCHMNPDPQFRSCTVEEEPEDSDDDQPSYQKTYKQYERNTKMKQDKKRQQNEDEQKKAEQMQIKALAQKNKTLKHQRISCLAKASPSTPPTPSTPPAPSTPPAPSTPPAPSTPPAPSTPPAPSTPRAPSTPRAPSTPRAPSTPPPPSTPPAPSTSTAASTPSNPRMKRTLAMTPEIETKKPRLNGFHNNTPMETVSPAAETTMSSTSVVIPVDDDDDNIMDDDDIMILEINSTPIQKKATFDLAMVKSESRAMETSSGTGNVKTSCTGTSSVETGTAATSYFPPPPSSEQVSITTQTEIRRKVKDEDEEHKEKREKEEKGRDRTEPGLSTHNPPSAGPSSSGPSAPNPSDHPMIDFRNLSEAQEQQDQLLELMQAAAHERDQFKEQVNKLTSQLHNLEGSMQELSQATVKREHCHQACQTGGGEEGEQSERIKVEIIEEERGNLWSLCETLQQDVVELKREKQEWEREKQEREKQEKEKQLREKQESEGAQTSADQAERLRELRRSVGRLLVTFVPALDLEQVNYDCSVIDEILDQVLTDVESMGPV, from the exons CTATGTCCAATGTTCCTCCACACAAACTCCACCAGCCACACCTGGCCCTTCAGCGCCATCGCTGAACTAATAG ACAATGCCTATGATCCTGATGTTAACGCCAAGCAGTTCTGGATTGATAAGACCCAGATCAAAAAGCAAGACTGCCTCATCTTCATGGACAATGGAAATGGATTGGACTATGAAAAGATGCACAAGATGCTCAG cTTCGGTTACAGTGATAAGAGAGTCATAAATGGCAAGCACCCGATTGGTCTCTATGGTAACGGCTTCAAGTCCGGGTCCATGCGTCTGGGGAAAGATGCCATTGTGTTCTCGAAGTCGCAAGACGGAGACACCATGCAAGTAGGCATGCTCTCCCAGAGCTACCTGGCACAGATCAAAGCAGACGAGATCATTGTGCCCATCATCTCCTTCCAATGTGTCCCACACAGCCAGTATAAGT TCAATGTGAATGAGAAGCACAAGGCTAGTCTGCAGGACATCCTGCACTACTCTATCTTTAATACAGAGAACGAGCTACTCGAAGAGCTCAAAGCCATCAGCTCCACAGGCTCCTCGGGAACACGCATTATCGTCTGGAACCTGcgcag GACGATAGCACGACCGACAGAATTTGATTTCACGTCATTCAGCGACGACATCAAAATCCCATTAGATGTCCCATTGGATGGGTTGGAGAGCACCAGTGAGCAATACAGAGCAATACAGTCAGAGCTGCTCACAAAACCAGAGAGTTACTACTCGCTACGT GCATACTGCAGTATTCTGTACCTGAAGCCCCGGATGCAGATCATAATTCGAGGTCAGAAAGTGAAGACTGAGCTCATCTCCAAGAGCCTGGCTTGCATTGCTAAGGACCATTACAAGCCCAACTTTGTG AACAGACGCATCCCCGTGACCTTTGGGTACAACACCAAGTGCAAGGACCAATACGGCATCATGATGTACCACAAAAACCGCCTTATCAAAGCCTATGAGCGAGTGGGCATTCAACTCAAG GCCAACAACCAAGGTCTCGGGGTTATTGGGGTCATCGAGTGTAACTTTCTGGAGCCCACCCACAACAAGCAGGATTTTGACAATACTGACAAATACAG GAAAACCATCAACAACTTGGGGGTAAAGCTGGAGGACTACTGGAAAGAGATGCGCTTTAAGAGAAATAAAGAAGATCCTAGCAGCACCACACCAGTGGAAGACACCAT GAAACGTCCAGACCAGAACTGGGTGCAGTGTGACACCTGCCTGCGCTGGAGGAAGCTGCCAGATGGAATTGATTGCAAACGGCTCCCAAAGGAGTGGTTCTGCCACATGAACCCTGACCCCCAGTTCAG GAGCTGCACGGTAGAGGAAGAACCTGAAGACTCCGATGATGACCAACCTTCATACCAGAAAACCTACAAGCAATA TGAAAGGAACACCAAAATGAAGCAGGATAAGAAACGACAACAG aatgaAGATGAGCAGAAGAAGGCAGAGCAGATGCAGATTAAGGCTCTGGCTCAGAAGAACAAGACTCTGAAGCACCAGAGGATCTCTTGCCTCGCCAAAGCAT CCCCTTCAACCCCTCCGACCCCGTCAACCCCGCCGGCCCCGTCAACCCCTCCGGCCCCGTCAACCCCTCCGGCCCCGTCAACCCCTCCGGCCCCGTCAACCCCTCCGGCCCCGTCAACCCCTCGGGCCCCGTCAACCCCTCGGGCCCCGTCAACCCCTCGGGCCCCGTCAACCCCTCCGCCCCCGTCAACCCCTCCAGCCCCTTCAACCTCTACGGCCGCGTCAACCCCTTCAAACCCAAG AATGAAGAGAACCCTGGCCATGACCCCTGAAATTGAGACAAAAAAACCCAGGTTGAATGGTTTCCACAACAACACCCCCATGGAGACTGTATCACCGGCTGCTGAAACAACCATGTCATCCACATCAGTCGTCATCCCTGTTGACGATGACGACGATAACATCATGGATGACGATGACATTATGATCTTGGAGATCAACAGCACCCCTATTCAAAAGAAGGCAACCTTTGACCTTGCCATGGTAAAATCAGAGAGCAGGGCCATGGAGACATCTTCTGGCACTGGCAACGTTAAAACTAGCTGCACAGGAACAAGCTCTGTGGAGACGGGAACTGCGGCGACCAGCTACTTCCCTCCACCACCTTCTTCAGAGCAGGTGAGCATCACCACCCAGACAGAGATCAGGAGAAAAGTgaaggatgaagatgaggagcaCAAGGAGAAAAGGGAGAAGGAGGAAAAAGGTAGGGACAGAACCGAACCAGGCCTTTCCACACACAACCCACCCTCTGCTGGCCCATCCTCTTCTGGTCCATCCGCCCCAAACCCATCAGACCATCCTATGATTGACTTCCGTAACCTGTCAGAGGCCCAGGAGCAGCAGGACCAGCTGCTGGAGCTCATGCAGGCTGCAGCCCACGAGAGGGACCAGTTCAAGGAGCAAGTCAACAAGTTGACCTCGCAGCTCCATAACCTGGAGGGCAGCATGCAGGAGCTCTCCCAGGCCACTGTGAAGAGAGAGCACTGCCACCAGGCCTGTCAGACTggaggaggggaagaaggagagCAGTCGGAGAGGATTAAG GTTGAgattatagaggaggagaggggcaaCCTCTGGTCTCTTTGTGAGACACTGCAGCAGGACGTGGTGGAGCTGAAGAGGGAGAAacaagagtgggagagagagaaacaggagagagagaaacaggagaaagagaaacagctgagagagaaacaggagagcgAGGGCGCTCAGACATCAGCTGACCAGGCAGAGAG acTGAGGGAGCTTCGGAGGAGCGTTGGTCGTCTCCTGGTCACGTTTGTCCCAGCACTGGACCTCGAACAAGTAAACTATGACTGTTCAGTCATTGACGAAATCCTCGACCAGGTTCTTACTGACGTGGAGTCCATGGGGCCTGTGTAG